From a region of the Narcine bancroftii isolate sNarBan1 chromosome 5, sNarBan1.hap1, whole genome shotgun sequence genome:
- the LOC138764136 gene encoding PX domain-containing protein kinase-like protein isoform X4 yields MFFRSEPNWEVVEPLKEMGWRLRKRHLLVKSKDQPKERQVLSWADLGPDMFLSDKDLQSAMKLLPSWSHPYIYPVTFATASESSGLVIRMYNEKGTLRDYICKAKPKDCCMKKYCSPKKIQGLDLQQIKVSGRQILEVLQFLHEKRIPYGHLHTSNVILDGDACKLLDIENSFLGLPSYYRPYYTQSRKINTTEAIDVYSFGHVLYEMTYGKPPDSVPVDSFPSAPSSDIVSVLQSILSAEAWKTSMPTFAQLLETPLFTDVVLHNSVKPQFKIPSKLKEALKVAKECMEKRLNEEQKTIHRHKRLARAQSHHGSEEEKKKRKILARKKSKQSLTENEVDNSTKSNNSNNANSGSGASSPLTSPSSPTPPSTGVSSVPPAVPSCQKSEFQLPSESIPVANGTDRGALLSSIQSFKKGHLKPTTTCDRSIPVIK; encoded by the exons GTTGGAGATTAAGAAAACGCCACCTTTTAGTAAAAAGTAAGGATCAACCCAAAGAGCGACAAGTATTAAGCTGG GCTGATCTCGGTCCTGATATGTTTCTGTCTGATAAAGACCTTCAGTCAGCAATGAAACTTTTACCTTCTTGGTCG CACCCATACATATATCCTGTTACATTTGCCACTGCCAGTGAATCTTCTGGACTTGTGATTCGTATGTACAATGAGAAAGGGACACTGAGAGATTATATTTGCAAG GCTAAACCAAAAGATTGTTGTATGAAGAAATACTGCAGTCCAAAGAAAATTCAAGGATTAGACCTTCAGCAGATAAAGGTGTCTGGGAGACAAATACTGGAG GTCTTGCAGTTTCTTCATGAGAAAAGAATTCCATATGGACATCTTCACACCTCAAATGTGATTCTTGATGGTGATGCATGTAAATTATTGGATATAGAAAACTCATTTCTGGGATTGCCCAGTTATTATAGACCTTATTATACACAGTCCAGGAAAATAAAT ACAACAGAAGCTATTGATGTGTATTCCTTTGGCCATGTATTATATGAAATGACTTATGGAAAGccaccagactctgtgccagtggACAGTTTCCCATCTGCTCCTTCCTCTGATATAG TATCGGTGTTGCAGTCTATCCTTTCCGCAGAAGCGTGGAAAACAAGTATGCCAACATTTGCCCAGCTGTTGGAAACACC ATTGTTCACTGATGTTGTGCTCCATAATTCTGTGAAGCCCCAGTTCAAG ATACCTAGTAAACTGAAAGAAGCTTTGAAAGTAGCAAAAGAGTGCATGGAGAAAAGGCTGAATGAAGAGCAAAAGACA ATTCATCGGCATAAAAGACTGGCAAGGGCGCAGTCTCACCATGGATccgaggaagagaagaagaagagaaaaatctTGGCCAGAAAG AAGTCAAAGCAGTCTCTAACTGAAAATGAAGTGGATAACTCAACTAAAAGCAACAACTCAAACAATGCAAATTCTg GCTCTGGTGCTAGTTCTCCTTTAACGTCACCATCTTCACCAACTCCTCCATCAACTG GAGTTTCTTCAGTTCCTCCAGCTGTTCCCTCATGTCAAAAGTCTGAGTTCCAGCTTCCATCAGAATCCATTCCTGTTGCCAATGGTACAGACAGAGGAGCCTTACTGAGCTCAATTCAAAGCTTTAAAAAGGGGCACTTGAAGCCTACCACAACATGTGATCGCAGCATCCCAGTAATCAAATAA